The following nucleotide sequence is from Chryseobacterium sp. CY350.
CTGGATTAAATAAAAATTTACGAATGATAAAATTTAGAAAAGCCTCAAGTAGAATTTTTATGGTAACAATCGTCTGTTGTAAATGATTTTTCTTTGAATTAATTTAAAATCAATCATCAATTATCTTTAATAAATCATGCTAAAAATATACAATTCGCTTTCAGGCGAAAAAGAAATATTCACTCCAATCCATGAAAATAATGTCGGGATGTACGTCTGTGGACCAACAGTTTACAGCAATGTGCATTTAGGAAATGTTCGTACATTTCTTTCTTTCGATTTTATCTACAGAAGCTTAATGCATTTGGGATATAAAGTGAGATACGTGAGAAATATCACCGATGCGGGACACCTTACAGATGATGGAGACGTTAACAACGACCGTTTCGTTAAGCAAACACGTCTGGAGAAACTGGAACCCATGGAAATCGTGCAGAAATACACAGTCGATTTTCATAAAGTTCTGGAAATGTTTAATTTGCTTCCTCCGAATATTGAACCTACGGCAACGGGACATATCGTTGAACAGATAGAATTGACGCAGAAATTAATCGAAAAAGGTTTTGCTTACGAAAGCAACGGTTCGGTTTATTTTGATGTTTTAGAATACAACAAAAGAGGTTTGAACTACGGCGAACTATCAAAACGTAATATTGAAGAACTTTTTGCGAATACGAGAGATCTTGACGGACAAGGCGAAAAGAAAAATCCGCAGGATTTTGCTCTGTGGAAAAAAGCTTCCCCCGCACACATTATGCGTTGGAATTCTCCCTGGGGAGAAGGTTTCCCGGGATGGCATCTTGAATGTACCGCAATGAGTACAAAATATTTGGGAGATAAATTTGATATTCACGGAGGTGGGATGGATCTGAAATTCCCTCACCACGAATGTGAGATTGCCCAAGGAAAAGCTTGCAATGACGTTGAGCCGGTTAATTACTGGATGCATGCAAATATGTTGACGATGAATTCTCAGCGTATGAGTAAATCGACAGGAAACTATATTTTACCTAAACAATTGGTTTCCGGAGAAAATGATTTCTTCGAAAAACCTTTTCATCCTACAATCGTCCGTTTCTGCTTTTTACAGGCGCATTACAGAAGTGTTTTAGATATTTCCAATGATGCGATGATTGCAAGCGAAAAAGGTTTTATCAGATTAATGGAAGCGTTGAAAGTTCTGAATTCTATTACTCCGGATGATCAGAAAGAATCAGGATTTAATCTCAAAGAATGGAAAACCAAAGCATATGAGGCTTTGACAGATGATTTCAACTCCCCGGTTTTGATTGCCCATTTATTTGAAGTTGTGAAATTTATTTTTGCTTTAAAAGATGAAAAAGAAACAGTATCGACGGAAGATCTCGAAGATTTAAAGTCAACTTTAAATGCTTTGATCTTTGATGTTTTAGGACTTCAGGCTGTTGAAGAGAATAATAATGAAAAATTAGACCAAACATTGCAGGTTCTGATTGAATTGAGAAATCAAGCCAGAAAATCTAAAAACTTCGAACTTTCAGACCAAATTAGAGATAAGCTTTTAGCTGAAGGAATTGAATTGAAAGACGGAAGAGACGGAACTTCTTATGTTTTAAATTAGAATTTTTATAAATATATCTCTCGCAGATTTTACAGATTTCGCAGATTTTTAAATACAATCATCTGCTCAATCCGCAAAATCTGCGAGATTTTTTTTTGAACTTAATTGAGATTTAAATTTCACCAATAAATTATCAAAGCAAATCAAAAAATGTTTAACTTAGTAAGACTAAAACAATTACAAATAAAATTTTTTTGAATATGAAAAAACATTTATTCCCTGTTATTCTATTATTACTTGGAAATACAATCAATGCGCAGCAGGATTTTTTTGCGCTTGCAGGTAAAGATTCTCCAAGAATTGAGTTTAGCGATTTTCGTGCGATGAACGCAGACGGAACTTCCGGACAAAGTTTTTTTGGCGTCTCTTCTGAAGCGAAAGTAATTTCGCAATCGAGAAAAACCGCTGTTGCCGAAGACAAAACTTCTTATAATCATGCGCAAGCGATGACTTTGGCAGCTTTGGCGTATGACGCTTCGGGAGACAATTTGGTTTATATGCCAATGTTTTCCTCAAATATTTACGTTTTAAATCAAAAAACAAAGGAGATTACTCTCGTCGAAAATACAGTTGCGAGAGTAACATCATGTGATATTAACTCTCATATCACGAGAATGGCGACTGGTTATGATGGAAATATTTATGCGATTAATAATTCCGGTACGCAATTTCTTCAGATCACTAAAAAGAATGGTCAGTTTTCTGTAAATGATCTCGGCATTATAAAAGATGATGTAGCAAACGGTAACAATTCTTTTACAGCAATTGCAAGCGGATTCGGAGGAGATATGATTGCTGATGCTGATAATAATTTCTATGTTTTCTCAACTTCCGGCAACGTTTTTAAAGTTTCAACTAAAGAATTGAAAGCTAAATTTGTCGGAAAAATCTCAGGGCTTCCTGAAAATTATTCCGTGAACGGTGCTGCTGTAAACTCTAAAGGTAAAGTGGTAATCGCGAGTGCAAAAGGAGATTCAATGTACGAATTGAGCCTTGATAATTTAGAAGCTAAACAGCTTTCAGGAGAAACTAATCTTCATATTTATGATTTGGCGAGTAAATATTTTGCCAATGAGAGAAAATCTTCTGCTAATGTTTTTGCCGATGTTGATGTTTATCCCACAAAGGTTGATGAAGGTTTTGTTTATTTGAAAATCGATGATAAAACGGTTAAAGGCAATCTATTACTTAATGCCTACGATGTTTCCGGAAAAATTCTGATGACTCAAAGATTTGCGGTAAAAGATGGTCAATTAAATCAACAGGTTTATTTGAAAAATTTAGTAGCAGGTTCGTATATTGTGAATATCACGGATGAATCTGGTAAAGCTTTATTAAATAAAAAAATTCTCGTAACAGAATAATTTCATTTTTAACTGATTAATTGAACCTTTTTTCACTTGTGAGAAAAGGTTTTTTAATAAATATTTGATACTGCAACCGTTTGTTTTTCAATTTTAAAACCTTATTTTTATCAAAAAATATATAGATGAAATTGTATTTTAATGTTGCCTATCATACAAAACCGGGTGAAAATTTGCAGTTGATAATTGATGAAAAGGAAGGTGTTTCAAAGATTCATACAATGTTTTATACTGAAGATGGATATTGGAAATGTGAAATTGATTATTTTTCCAAATCAATTTCGTACAGATATCAGCTCGTAGATGACAAAAATTCTGTTTTGAGAGAAGAGTTTGTTTCTCATAATCTTAATTTTCCACACAATTACAAAGAGTTTTTAATTTTTGATGAGTGGAACAATGAAAATTTCCCTGAAAATTATCTAAATAATAAAGTTCTTTATAATAAACTCACCCATTTTGTTCCTCAAAAGCTGAGCGTTCTAAAAAAGCATACTCATTTGTTTAGAATTGAAGCTCCGGTTTACAATCCTGATTGGGAAATTGTGATCATCGGAAATGTTGTATCACTTGGGAATTGGGATCATGAAAAAGCAATTCATTTATCTCAGACAGATTTTGGAGTTTGGGAAGCTTCTGTTGAGATTGCTGAAAATCAATTGATTCAATACAAATATGCGATCTTTGATAAAACGCAGAGGAAAATAATTGATATCGAAACCGGAGAAAATAGATTTACAATTCCCAATATTCAAAAAGATGTTCTACAGATTTCTGCTGATCATTACTTCAGATTTAGGTCTTACCAAATGTACCACGCTGCAGGAGTTGCAGTTCCTGTTTTCTCTTTACGAAGCGAAAATGGTTTTGGTGTAGGTGAGTTTTCTGATCTTAAAAAACTTGCAGATTGGGCAAAGGAAACTTCTTTAGGAATTATTCAGATATTGCCTATTAATGATACGACAGCTAATTATTCATGGACAGATTCTTACCCATACGCGGCAGTTTCTGTATACGCTCTTCATCCTCAATATATATCCTTAGAAAATTTAGATTTCAATTTACCGAAAGAATTAGTTGAATATCATGAAGCTTTAAAATCGGAATTAAATTCACTGGATCTGATCGACTATGAGAAGATGATTTCAGGCAAATGGAAATTTTTGAAAGCTGTCTTTAATACTGAAAAAGAGAAGATTTATAAAGATAGAAATTTCAAGAAATTCATTAAAGATAACGAATCCTGGCTACTTCCTTACTCTGCGTTTTGTGTGCTAAGAGATAAATATAAGACTCCCAATTTTAATGACTGGAAGACACATAAAAAATATATTGCCGGGAAAATTTCTCCTTTTTTCTCAACAAAAAGTAAAGATTATGATGCTTCTATGCTTCATGCATGGGTTCAGTTTCAGCTTCATAAACAACTGAAAGATTCGGTAGACTATATTCATAGTTTAGGAGTTTCGTTAAAAGGAGATTTGCCGATTGGAATTTACAGACATTCTGTAGAAGCATGGACGGAGCCGGAATTATTCGGGATGGATTTTCAGGCAGGAGCTCCACCGGATCAGTTTACAGAATTAGGACAAAACTGGGAATTCCCTACCTACAATTGGGAAGCGATGAAAGCTGATGACTATCAATGGTGGAAAAACAGATTCAAAGCATTAGAGCAATATTTTGATGCGATGAGAATAGATCATATCTTAGGGTTTTTTAGGATCTGGAGAATGCCTATTTCTGCTACACAAGGGATTTTGGGGTATTTCTATCCGGCAGTGCCGATTGTTTTGGAAGAATTTAAGGCAAGACATATTCCGTTTGATTACGACAGATATTGCAAGCCGTTTATTAACGACCAGATTCTTTGGAATTATTTTAATGAAGAAAGCAGTAAGGCATTAGATTTCATTAACAATAATCACAATGGTACATATAGCTTTAAAGAAGAATTTGAGACGCAAAGGAAACTTGCGGATTATTTTAAAAAGAATCCTACAGGAAACGCAAGAGTGGAAGAGCAATTAATCGCTCTTTGCGCAAACGTTTTATTCTTACCGGAAGAAAAAGATGGGCAGACGGTCTATCATCCAAGATTCAATGCGTTCAAGACGGAATCTTACAAATATCTTTCTGATTGGGAAAAGAAGGCAATCTACGAATTATACCATGATTATTTCTTTAAAAGGCAAGATTATCTGTGGCGTGAAAAAGCAATGGAAAAATTACCTGTCATACTGAACGCTACAAAAATGTTGATTTGTGGTGAAGACTTAGGAATGGTTCCAGATTGTGTTCCCGAGGTGATGAATGAATTGGCAATCATAGCTTTAAAGGTTCAGAGAATGCCATCGGAGCAGATTCTTTTTTACAACCCGAAGGATGCAGGTTATATGAATGTTGTTACGGCTTCGTCCCACGATAGTTCTACTTTAAGACAATGGTGGAAGGAAGATCCGCAACTTACGCAGCAGTATTTTAATCAACAACTGATGCAATACGGAAAAGTATCAGATCATATGGAACCTTATTTGGCAGAAATTATCATGAAACAGCATTTATACAATGACGCGATGTTGGCAGTTTTCCCTCTTCAGGAATTTCTGGCTACGGAGGAAAGTCTTAGCAATCCGCTGATTGATAATGAAAGGATTAATAATCCTGCAGTATTTCCGCACTATTGGCGATACAGAATGCATTTAAATGTTGATAATTTAAAGGAAAATACATTGTTTAATCAAAAAATTTCAAGTTGGGTCAAAGACAGCGGTCGATCTTAATGAAAATAATTGCATTGATTATCAGTTAATTAAAAATATTATGAAAGAAGTTTTACCGAAGGGTTTAACTTCTTTTTTTTCTTTACATCAAAAAGATAAGAATGAGAGTTCTGATCAATTAACCAATTAATGCTTATAGAAATGAAAAAAATACTTTTGGGATTTGCTTTGACTTTGTCGACTTTGTCGTTTGCTCAGCAATATCCGAACAACGGTTACGGTAACGACGGATACAATGATGGTTACTACAGTGATGATGATGACCGCGAATATTTTCCGGATGATTACTACTACAACTATCCTCAGGATTATTATCCTCAAGATTATTATCAAAGTCAATATGGCGATTATAGAAACAGTATCGTCAACATCAACTGGAATGTATTTTTTCAGCAAAATAGACTAAACCGTTGGCAAATTGATCAGATTTTGTATCTGAATAATCTGTACTCAAGTTTTTCTAACTGGAATAATTTTTACAGATACAACCCAGACAGATGGTACTATGACAGGTTTTATGCAATGGAAAGAATTTTGGGACCAAGAGTTTTTGTTGTTTTCCAGAATAATTATTATCACAGACAAAGTCCGATTGTATATTTCCAAAATTACAGAAGAACTTATTACTCGCCAAGATTTAGGGTAACGCCTCGTTATAGAAATGTAAATATCAACATTTACAGAGTCGACAGAAACAGTATCAGAAGAAATGATAATCCTACGCTAAATGTGGTGAGAAATTCAGGATTCAGAAACAACAATAACGGAAATTCTTCCGGAGGTTTCAGAAATGAAAACAATGCAGTAAGAGGAGGAAGCAACGGAAACAGCGGAGGATTTAGAAATGATAACGGAGTACGAAGTAACAATGGTAACAATGGAGTAAGAGGAAATGGAAATTCTGGTGGTTTCAGAAATAATGAAAACAGAAAGTCTGATACTGGTGGCATAAGAGCAGCCACACCTCGATCAGAGAATAGTGGCACAAGAGGAAACGGTGGTTTTAGATCTCAACAGAGAAATGAAAGCCCAAGTCCGAGAATTCAAAACAGTACGCCGAGACAGCAGAATAACAGAAATGAGGGAAGAAGTTCTGGTGGTTTTAGAAATGGTTTAGTAAGCAATTAGATAGTTATTTTCATATATTATATTTGAGTGGTGTGGAGATCAGGTTTTATTACCTGGTCTCTTTTTATTTTTTTAAATATTTAAATATATGATAAAAAAAATTAACAATAATTATGAATTTTACATTTAACTTTCTCCAAAATTCTATATCAAATAGATATAACAAACCAATTAATTAATTTAAATCAAATGAAAAAATTAGTATTATCAATAGCGCTTATCGGAATGGGAAGTTTTGTAATGGCTCAACAGGTTCCTCAGGATAAAAAGGTGAACAGAGAAGAAATGAAGCAGAAGATGCAGCAAAAAGAGCAGGAAAGAATGGCTGAAATGCAGAAAGAACTAAATCTAAACCAAAGTCAGATTGCGCAGATTAAAGATCTTCATGAAAAAAGAAAATCTGAAATGAAGAACAGCTTTGAAAAAAATAAAGAGCAAAGACAGGCGAAAATGGAGGAGATGAAAGCAAAAAGACAGCAGATGGATAATGATATGAAAAAGATTCTTTCGCCGGATCAATATGACAAATGGCAAGCCGGAAAAAAAGCAAAAATGGAGCAGCGAAGAGCAATGATGAAAGAACGAGGAATGAAAGGTGATCACAAAATGAGACATGGCCTGAAACCTGCTCCTCAACCGCAAATAAACTGATAGTTTATAGTTTTGATTTTTTAATGTTATTAGGGCAGAAGCAATTCTGCCCTTTTTATATTAAATCTAAATTTTCACAAAACTTTTTGATTAGCCTTTTAATATGTATTTTTGAATATAAATTTTTATTATGGTAAGTGAAAAAATTGCACAGTCAATCAACGAACAAATAGCGCACGAGCAATATGCTGCTCAATATTATCTTTCTATGTCTGCATGGTTTTTTGCAAAAGATCTCGACGGTATTGCCAATTACTTCAGAGTTCAGAGCAAAGAAGAATTAATGCATGCAGATAAAATGTTTGACTACCTGAACGATGTAGGAGGTGAAATTATCATTGGGGAAATACCGAAACCACCGCATATTTTTGAAAATGCAGTCGATATATTTGAAAAAGCTCTGGAGCATGAAAAGAAAGTAACGAGAAGCATTTTCAATATTGTAAAAAATGCTAATGATGAAGGCGATTTTGCTACAACTTCATTTCTGCAATGGTTCATCAATGAGCAGGTAGAAGAAGAGGCGAGTGCATCACAATATGTAACAAAAATAAGAATGGTTTGTGATAATCCTTCCGCATTATATCTTTTTGACCAGGAACTTGCAACCAGAGTTTTCGTGCCGGATACAAAAGCTTAATTAGTTCTAAGACGAAAAATTTACGGCGGCACCAAAGGTGCCGCCGTAAATTTTTATTTATTTAACTATTTCTGTAAATAAATCAACTGCGTTTTCAAAACCTTCATTCCCAGTCTTTCAAGAACATTCTTATAAGTTGCAATCTGTTTTTCGTTCTTTTCAGATTCTTGTCCGGTTTTAAAATCTACAATAATATATCCTTCATCGCTTTTCAAAATACGATCTGGTCTGTAGATTTTGCTTATGCCACGCTCAGAAATCATAATGTCTTTTTCATTGATTACTTCCCATTTTTCATCAAAAAATTCAGAATGTTTGGTGATGATTTCTTTTAAGTCATTATGAATTTCCTCTTTTTCAGCTAAAGTGATTTGTCCTTCCAAAGTGTAAGTTTCAAGAACTTTCAGAATATCTTTTTCTGTATTTATTTTAGATAACAATTCGTGGACGAAAATTCCGGTTCGTACTTTTTTATTTCTTTCCTGATATGTTTTTGAAGGCGTC
It contains:
- a CDS encoding ferritin codes for the protein MVSEKIAQSINEQIAHEQYAAQYYLSMSAWFFAKDLDGIANYFRVQSKEELMHADKMFDYLNDVGGEIIIGEIPKPPHIFENAVDIFEKALEHEKKVTRSIFNIVKNANDEGDFATTSFLQWFINEQVEEEASASQYVTKIRMVCDNPSALYLFDQELATRVFVPDTKA
- a CDS encoding NHL repeat-containing protein yields the protein MKKHLFPVILLLLGNTINAQQDFFALAGKDSPRIEFSDFRAMNADGTSGQSFFGVSSEAKVISQSRKTAVAEDKTSYNHAQAMTLAALAYDASGDNLVYMPMFSSNIYVLNQKTKEITLVENTVARVTSCDINSHITRMATGYDGNIYAINNSGTQFLQITKKNGQFSVNDLGIIKDDVANGNNSFTAIASGFGGDMIADADNNFYVFSTSGNVFKVSTKELKAKFVGKISGLPENYSVNGAAVNSKGKVVIASAKGDSMYELSLDNLEAKQLSGETNLHIYDLASKYFANERKSSANVFADVDVYPTKVDEGFVYLKIDDKTVKGNLLLNAYDVSGKILMTQRFAVKDGQLNQQVYLKNLVAGSYIVNITDESGKALLNKKILVTE
- a CDS encoding 4-alpha-glucanotransferase; this translates as MKLYFNVAYHTKPGENLQLIIDEKEGVSKIHTMFYTEDGYWKCEIDYFSKSISYRYQLVDDKNSVLREEFVSHNLNFPHNYKEFLIFDEWNNENFPENYLNNKVLYNKLTHFVPQKLSVLKKHTHLFRIEAPVYNPDWEIVIIGNVVSLGNWDHEKAIHLSQTDFGVWEASVEIAENQLIQYKYAIFDKTQRKIIDIETGENRFTIPNIQKDVLQISADHYFRFRSYQMYHAAGVAVPVFSLRSENGFGVGEFSDLKKLADWAKETSLGIIQILPINDTTANYSWTDSYPYAAVSVYALHPQYISLENLDFNLPKELVEYHEALKSELNSLDLIDYEKMISGKWKFLKAVFNTEKEKIYKDRNFKKFIKDNESWLLPYSAFCVLRDKYKTPNFNDWKTHKKYIAGKISPFFSTKSKDYDASMLHAWVQFQLHKQLKDSVDYIHSLGVSLKGDLPIGIYRHSVEAWTEPELFGMDFQAGAPPDQFTELGQNWEFPTYNWEAMKADDYQWWKNRFKALEQYFDAMRIDHILGFFRIWRMPISATQGILGYFYPAVPIVLEEFKARHIPFDYDRYCKPFINDQILWNYFNEESSKALDFINNNHNGTYSFKEEFETQRKLADYFKKNPTGNARVEEQLIALCANVLFLPEEKDGQTVYHPRFNAFKTESYKYLSDWEKKAIYELYHDYFFKRQDYLWREKAMEKLPVILNATKMLICGEDLGMVPDCVPEVMNELAIIALKVQRMPSEQILFYNPKDAGYMNVVTASSHDSSTLRQWWKEDPQLTQQYFNQQLMQYGKVSDHMEPYLAEIIMKQHLYNDAMLAVFPLQEFLATEESLSNPLIDNERINNPAVFPHYWRYRMHLNVDNLKENTLFNQKISSWVKDSGRS
- the cysS gene encoding cysteine--tRNA ligase, encoding MLKIYNSLSGEKEIFTPIHENNVGMYVCGPTVYSNVHLGNVRTFLSFDFIYRSLMHLGYKVRYVRNITDAGHLTDDGDVNNDRFVKQTRLEKLEPMEIVQKYTVDFHKVLEMFNLLPPNIEPTATGHIVEQIELTQKLIEKGFAYESNGSVYFDVLEYNKRGLNYGELSKRNIEELFANTRDLDGQGEKKNPQDFALWKKASPAHIMRWNSPWGEGFPGWHLECTAMSTKYLGDKFDIHGGGMDLKFPHHECEIAQGKACNDVEPVNYWMHANMLTMNSQRMSKSTGNYILPKQLVSGENDFFEKPFHPTIVRFCFLQAHYRSVLDISNDAMIASEKGFIRLMEALKVLNSITPDDQKESGFNLKEWKTKAYEALTDDFNSPVLIAHLFEVVKFIFALKDEKETVSTEDLEDLKSTLNALIFDVLGLQAVEENNNEKLDQTLQVLIELRNQARKSKNFELSDQIRDKLLAEGIELKDGRDGTSYVLN